A genomic window from Bacillus sp. BGMRC 2118 includes:
- a CDS encoding GNAT family N-acetyltransferase — MDIRLLTGEDAGVYWELRLEALQQNPEAFSSSYEEAIKRESPVEQVAKNFAAPGNFTFGAFNKGVLVGIVTLIQEQNLKLRHIAHIFAMYVTPGHQGKGIGKLLVTAAINKAKTVEDIEKIKLSVVSTNEKANRLYNSLGFEAFGFEEKALKVNGKYYDEYHMSLLLQK; from the coding sequence ATGGATATACGATTACTGACAGGAGAAGATGCAGGTGTGTATTGGGAGTTACGACTAGAAGCACTACAACAAAATCCAGAGGCGTTCTCTTCAAGCTATGAAGAAGCAATAAAGAGAGAATCTCCGGTAGAGCAGGTTGCTAAAAATTTTGCAGCACCTGGAAACTTTACTTTCGGAGCATTTAATAAAGGTGTATTAGTTGGGATTGTCACACTAATTCAGGAACAAAACCTCAAGCTGCGTCATATTGCACATATTTTTGCTATGTATGTCACACCTGGTCATCAAGGAAAAGGAATTGGAAAGTTATTAGTGACAGCAGCAATAAATAAAGCAAAAACAGTAGAAGATATTGAGAAAATAAAACTGTCGGTTGTATCAACGAATGAAAAGGCAAACAGACTTTATAATAGTCTAGGTTTTGAGGCGTTTGGTTTTGAAGAAAAAGCATTGAAAGTCAATGGCAAATATTATGATGAATACCATATGAGTTTACTGTTACAAAAATGA
- a CDS encoding stage II sporulation protein P, with product MFIQPKKQAVSRYVWLFIIPLLFLLVAPVFIINNSFFTVSKVGNHVPVLSSTQLLEVISSENQHFSSVIPVKEEVSAIKVGAEFVSNIKFDDIRSLLGAEIPGMQSYHARILVAGEGTNFTNIPIESAPPMEVLLQEREMAEEQLKELLADKDSTQLPASERSEDTFFIYHTHSYESYFPLLGMKDVEDANKASDAKTNITLIGELLGKRLQEKGIQTIVDQTNMGQELANRNLKHPSAYRVSREIVTKAMNSEKKPTYFLDLHRDSLRKSDTTVTINNQRYAKVAFVIGEENKNFEKNAALALQLHNLVEEKYPGLSRGLVPQGGTGVNGVYNQDLSPNVLLIEIGGVDNDMAELKNTVNVLADVISDHYWKAEKVNVEN from the coding sequence ATGTTTATTCAACCAAAGAAACAAGCTGTAAGTAGATATGTATGGTTATTTATTATTCCTCTCTTATTTCTGCTGGTTGCTCCTGTTTTTATCATTAACAACTCATTCTTTACTGTTAGTAAAGTTGGAAATCATGTCCCAGTTTTATCCTCAACGCAATTATTGGAAGTGATAAGCAGTGAGAATCAACACTTTTCCTCAGTCATTCCGGTAAAGGAAGAAGTGTCCGCAATTAAAGTAGGGGCCGAATTTGTATCAAATATTAAATTTGATGATATAAGGAGTTTGCTAGGGGCAGAAATTCCAGGAATGCAGAGCTATCATGCAAGGATATTAGTTGCAGGTGAAGGGACAAATTTTACAAACATCCCAATTGAGTCAGCACCACCGATGGAGGTTTTATTGCAAGAAAGAGAGATGGCAGAGGAGCAGCTAAAGGAGCTTCTGGCGGATAAGGACAGTACACAACTGCCGGCTAGTGAGCGCTCGGAAGACACATTCTTTATCTACCATACGCACAGCTATGAGTCATACTTCCCGTTACTTGGAATGAAAGACGTCGAGGATGCCAATAAAGCAAGTGATGCCAAGACAAACATCACACTAATTGGGGAACTATTAGGAAAGAGGCTACAAGAAAAGGGGATACAAACCATTGTCGATCAGACGAACATGGGACAAGAATTAGCAAACCGCAACCTAAAGCACCCCAGTGCGTATCGGGTATCAAGAGAAATTGTAACAAAAGCAATGAATAGTGAGAAAAAACCGACGTATTTTCTTGATTTACATCGAGATTCTTTAAGAAAGTCAGATACGACAGTCACGATCAATAATCAACGCTATGCTAAAGTAGCCTTCGTCATAGGAGAAGAAAATAAAAATTTTGAAAAGAATGCTGCATTGGCTCTGCAACTGCATAACCTTGTAGAAGAAAAGTATCCAGGGTTAAGTCGAGGGCTTGTTCCACAAGGTGGAACAGGTGTGAATGGTGTATATAATCAAGACCTTTCTCCTAACGTATTATTAATTGAGATAGGTGGCGTGGACAATGATATGGCAGAGTTAAAAAATACAGTGAATGTGTTAGCAGATGTCATAAGTGATCACTATTGGAAGGCAGAAAAAGTAAATGTGGAGAATTAA
- a CDS encoding MBL fold metallo-hydrolase, translating into MGRKRYENMDRIENKKTFSDMRNWQRERRSKQKDLSVQIPQASEKAVGELGRNRTNPSITWIGHSTFLIQLEGLNILTDPVWAKRMGAQKRLTEPGIELREIPEIDIVLISHGHYDHLDFPTIKKLKGSPTFYVPIGLKASFLKRGYKKVVEGNWWDQFEHEDLRISFVPAQHWTRRTLTDSNTSHWGGWIVESERDSVYFVGDTGYFRGFQEIAAKYEVDIVLMPIGAYEPEWFMAISHINPEDSVKAFLELKGKTFIPMHYGAYRLADDTGPEALARLEKEWERLQIDQNQLKVLAIGETLWLSSTNE; encoded by the coding sequence ATGGGACGGAAAAGATACGAAAATATGGACCGTATCGAGAATAAGAAAACATTTTCTGATATGAGAAATTGGCAAAGGGAAAGAAGGTCTAAGCAAAAAGATTTATCTGTGCAAATTCCACAGGCAAGTGAGAAGGCAGTGGGAGAACTCGGTAGAAATCGAACCAACCCTTCTATTACATGGATTGGCCACTCTACATTCTTGATACAATTAGAGGGACTAAATATTCTGACAGATCCTGTATGGGCCAAACGAATGGGGGCACAAAAGAGATTAACAGAGCCGGGTATTGAACTTCGTGAAATTCCTGAGATTGATATTGTGTTGATTTCTCATGGACATTATGATCATCTGGATTTTCCAACTATAAAGAAATTAAAAGGAAGTCCGACCTTTTATGTTCCGATTGGGTTGAAAGCTTCCTTCTTAAAAAGAGGGTACAAAAAAGTTGTGGAAGGAAACTGGTGGGATCAATTCGAACATGAAGACCTGCGAATTTCCTTTGTTCCGGCTCAACATTGGACAAGAAGAACGTTGACAGATAGTAATACATCCCATTGGGGAGGATGGATTGTAGAGAGTGAAAGAGACTCTGTTTATTTTGTCGGTGATACAGGCTATTTTCGTGGTTTCCAAGAAATCGCTGCAAAATACGAAGTGGATATCGTGTTAATGCCGATAGGGGCATATGAACCAGAGTGGTTTATGGCGATCAGTCATATCAATCCTGAAGATAGTGTAAAGGCGTTTCTTGAGCTAAAAGGAAAAACCTTCATACCTATGCATTACGGAGCCTATCGACTTGCAGATGATACAGGACCAGAGGCATTGGCTCGGTTAGAGAAAGAATGGGAGCGACTACAAATTGATCAAAACCAGCTAAAGGTGTTGGCAATTGGAGAAACATTATGGCTCTCCTCAACTAATGAATAA
- a CDS encoding HPr family phosphocarrier protein, with protein sequence MIVKVTKPVFADSASQLVNTTNNYDGTILLKKEHWVVDAKSLLGVLALSLQPGQEVEIEAEDNSEAIDAILALGFFEK encoded by the coding sequence ATGATCGTGAAGGTTACAAAGCCTGTGTTTGCTGATTCAGCAAGCCAATTAGTGAATACAACGAATAATTACGATGGTACAATCTTACTTAAAAAAGAACACTGGGTTGTTGATGCGAAAAGTTTACTAGGTGTTTTGGCATTATCACTACAACCTGGTCAAGAAGTAGAGATTGAAGCAGAGGATAATTCAGAAGCAATTGATGCTATATTAGCTCTTGGTTTCTTCGAAAAATAA
- a CDS encoding biotin transporter BioY: protein MKTKNRFRTVDLTFVSLFVALMAVGANITSMAPFLRIGDVPITLQTFFCVLAGAVLGSRLGALSMIVYTLLGLVGAPVFAQFSGGPSIILSPTFGFILSFTAAAYVTGKIVEKRHTVRAFFVASIAGLLVNYLVGTNIMYLAYKLWAAAPEGFTYTMAWLWMVPPLPKDVVLVLFAATLAMRLRRTLSKSSSQYKIAS, encoded by the coding sequence TGAAAACAAAAAACAGATTTAGAACGGTAGATTTAACTTTTGTAAGCTTGTTTGTAGCCTTAATGGCTGTTGGCGCAAACATTACTTCAATGGCACCCTTTTTAAGAATCGGTGATGTCCCGATTACCTTGCAAACCTTCTTTTGTGTATTAGCAGGAGCGGTGTTAGGAAGTAGATTAGGAGCATTATCCATGATTGTGTATACATTACTCGGTCTAGTTGGGGCACCTGTATTTGCACAATTTAGTGGTGGACCGTCAATTATACTTAGTCCAACATTTGGATTTATTCTTTCATTTACAGCAGCAGCCTATGTAACAGGTAAAATTGTTGAAAAGCGCCATACGGTGAGAGCTTTCTTTGTGGCATCAATTGCGGGATTACTTGTTAATTACTTAGTCGGAACAAACATCATGTACTTGGCATATAAGCTATGGGCCGCAGCACCAGAAGGATTTACGTATACAATGGCCTGGCTTTGGATGGTACCTCCACTACCAAAAGATGTAGTATTGGTGTTATTTGCAGCAACGTTAGCTATGAGACTGCGTCGTACGTTATCAAAAAGCTCATCACAATATAAAATTGCAAGTTAA